From the Lepus europaeus isolate LE1 chromosome 12, mLepTim1.pri, whole genome shotgun sequence genome, one window contains:
- the LOC133771263 gene encoding actin-related protein 3-like: MVGRLLACVVDCGTGYTKLGYAGNTEPQFIIPSCIAIKESAKVGDQAQRRVMKGVDDLDFFIGDEAIEKPTYATKWPICHGIVEDWDFMERFMEQVIFKYVRAEPEDHYFLLTEPPLNTPENREYTAEITLESFNVPGLYIVVQAVLALAASWTSRQVGERTLTGTVIDSGDGVTHVIPVAEGYVIGSCIKHIPIAGRDITYFIQQLLRDREVAIPPEQSLETAKAVKERYSYVCPDLVKEFNKYDTDGSKWIKQYTGINAISKKEFSIDVGYERFLGPEIFFHPEFANPDFTQPISEVVDEVIQNCPIDVRRPLYKNIVLSGGSTMFRDFGRRFQRDLKRTVDARLKLSEELNGGRLKPKPIDVQVITHHMQRYAVWFGGSMLASTPEFYQVCHTKKDYEEIGPSICCHNPVFGVMS, encoded by the coding sequence ATGGTGGGACGGCTGCTGGCCTGTGTGGTGGACTGTGGCACGGGGTACACAAAACTAGGATATGCTGGAAATACAGAACCACAGTTTATCATCCCTTCCTGTATTGCTATTAAGGAGTCAGCAAAAGTGGGTGATCAAGCTCAAAGGAGGGTGATGAAAGGTGTTGATGACCTAGACTTCTTCATTGGTGATGAAGCAATAGAAAAACCTACATATGCAACAAAGTGGCCAATTTGCCATGGTATAGTTGAAGATTGGGATTTCATGGAAAGGTTTATGGAACAAGTGATCTTTAAATATGTAAGGGCAGAACCTGAAGaccattattttcttttgactGAACCTCCACTGAATACTCCAGAAAACAGGGAATATACTGCTGAAATAACGCTTGAGTCTTTCAACGTTCCAGGCTTGTACATTGTTGTACAGGCTGTTCTTGCCTTAGCGGCATCCTGGACCTCAAGACAAGTAGGAGAACGGACATTGACTGGTACGGTAATAGATAGTGGAGATGGTGTCACTCATGTCATTCCTGTGGCTGAAGGGTATGTGATTGGCAGCTGTATTAAACACATTCCAATCGCAGGACGAGATATAACATACTTTATTCAGCAACTGCTGAGAGACCGAGAAGTAGCAATCCCTCCAGAACAATCCCTGGAAACTGCTAAGGCAGTAAAGGAGCGCTATAGCTATGTCTGCCCAGATTTAGTAAAGGAATTTAACAAGTATGACACAGATGGGTCAAAGTGGATTAAGCAGTATACTGGAATCAATGCTATCTCTAAGAAAGAATTTTCCATTGATGTTGGTTATGAGAGATTCCTAGGACCTGAAATCTTTTTCCATCCAGAGTTTGCTAATCCAGACTTTACGCAGCCTATCTCAGAAGTTGTAGATGAAGTAATTCAGAATTGTCCTATTGATGTTAGACGTCCTCTCTACAAGAATATTGTCCTCTCTGGAGGTTCAACCATGTTCAGGGACTTTGGACGTCGTTTCCAAAGAGATTTGAAAAGAACTGTAGATGCCAGGCTGAAGTTGAGTGAAGAATTGAATGGCGGTAGATTGAAGCCAAAACCTATTGATGTACAAGTCATTACACACCACATGCAACGATATGCAGTTTGGTTTGGAGGATCGATGCTGGCTTCCACACCTGAGTTCTACCAAGTATGCCATACCAAAAAGGATTATGAAGAAATTGGACCTAGCATTTGTTGTCACAATCCAGTGTTTGGAGTCATGTCGTAA